One Actinoplanes missouriensis 431 DNA segment encodes these proteins:
- a CDS encoding HEAT repeat domain-containing protein: MTTMLESPNSSARLQAALAAGTSADPQLIDKLVERCGAEPDFFVRDMLTWALTRYPSSLTVPRLITSLTSPNPRARSQALHTLSKIGDRGAWPAITTALLTDSDDEVARTAWRTAVVLVPAGAEPELAAVLATQLGRGGRETQLSLSRAMIALGDVIQPLLETATINPADRVREHALATRHLALDPEAGFAFAVEEAKRIVALGPAAASGAASPGSSDPALPETSGAASPAAADPAEQGV, encoded by the coding sequence ATGACCACGATGCTGGAGAGCCCGAACTCGTCGGCCCGGCTGCAGGCTGCCCTCGCTGCCGGGACGTCCGCCGACCCGCAGCTGATCGACAAGCTGGTCGAACGCTGCGGGGCCGAGCCGGACTTCTTCGTCCGCGACATGCTGACCTGGGCGCTCACCCGCTACCCGTCGTCGCTCACGGTGCCCCGCCTGATCACGTCCCTCACCTCGCCGAACCCGCGGGCCCGCAGCCAGGCGCTGCACACGCTTTCCAAGATCGGCGACCGGGGGGCGTGGCCGGCGATCACCACGGCGCTGCTGACCGATTCTGACGACGAGGTGGCGCGCACCGCGTGGCGTACCGCCGTCGTGCTCGTGCCCGCCGGCGCCGAGCCCGAGCTCGCGGCGGTTCTCGCCACCCAGCTGGGCCGGGGCGGCCGCGAGACGCAGCTCAGCCTGAGCCGGGCGATGATCGCGCTCGGTGACGTGATCCAGCCGCTGCTGGAGACCGCCACGATCAACCCCGCCGATCGGGTACGGGAACACGCGCTCGCCACCCGGCACCTGGCGCTCGATCCGGAGGCGGGCTTCGCGTTCGCGGTCGAGGAGGCGAAACGTATCGTGGCCCTGGGCCCGGCCGCTGCTTCCGGCGCGGCCTCGCCGGGATCCTCTGATCCGGCCTTGCCGGAGACTTCCGGGGCGGCGTCGCCGGCGGCTGCCGATCCGGCCGAGCAGGGGGTGTAG
- a CDS encoding MerR family transcriptional regulator, giving the protein MLIGDVARRSGVSARMLRHYESLGLLRPTGRSAGGYREYSGDDIRRISHIEMLRSLGLSLREVGRALDDPEFTPSALVADLIRQTRERIAAETELLTRLRRIDTAEPAGWDDVLRVVALLQALGSDSAGRRQRAALAPAQFPSLFPAERMPVEALVEAALSETDPNAAGALRWALARSGEEGLGPLAEALDAPSEEVRRRAVETIAEIPGEAATAILLDYLTETDFDTDVSAGAFSRAGADDDLAVRRRVALVLGARGVAEAVPTLIGMIVDQANDVDAADALSALAADPALTDRIATGLVDRLHADDVDAAARGRLTQALADIPGETTTRALTSLAGDEDRAVALTATYLLKRRAG; this is encoded by the coding sequence GTGTTGATCGGGGACGTGGCGCGGCGGTCCGGGGTGAGCGCTCGCATGCTGCGGCACTACGAGTCGCTCGGCCTGCTCCGGCCGACGGGTCGCAGCGCCGGCGGCTACCGGGAATACTCCGGCGACGACATCCGGCGGATCTCGCACATCGAGATGCTGCGCTCGCTGGGGCTGTCGCTGCGCGAGGTCGGCCGCGCCCTGGACGACCCCGAGTTCACACCGTCCGCCCTGGTCGCCGACCTGATCCGGCAGACCCGGGAACGCATCGCCGCCGAGACCGAGCTGCTCACCCGGTTACGCCGGATCGACACCGCCGAACCCGCCGGCTGGGACGACGTGCTGCGGGTCGTCGCGCTGCTGCAGGCCCTGGGCTCGGACAGCGCCGGCCGGCGGCAGCGGGCGGCCCTGGCCCCGGCGCAGTTCCCGTCGCTGTTCCCGGCCGAGCGGATGCCGGTGGAGGCGCTGGTCGAGGCGGCGCTCAGCGAGACCGACCCGAACGCGGCCGGGGCGCTGCGGTGGGCACTCGCACGATCCGGCGAGGAGGGGCTGGGGCCGCTGGCCGAGGCCCTGGACGCGCCGTCGGAGGAGGTGCGCAGGCGGGCGGTGGAGACCATCGCCGAAATCCCGGGGGAGGCGGCGACCGCGATCCTCCTGGACTACCTGACCGAAACCGATTTTGATACGGACGTCTCTGCTGGCGCCTTCTCGCGGGCCGGCGCTGACGACGATCTCGCGGTTCGGCGGCGGGTGGCGCTCGTTCTCGGAGCGCGGGGCGTGGCCGAAGCCGTGCCGACGCTGATCGGCATGATCGTCGACCAGGCCAACGACGTGGACGCGGCCGATGCGCTCAGCGCGCTCGCGGCCGACCCGGCCCTGACCGACCGGATCGCCACCGGCCTGGTCGACCGCCTGCACGCCGACGACGTCGACGCGGCCGCCCGTGGCCGGCTCACACAGGCGCTCGCCGACATTCCGGGCGAGACCACCACCCGAGCCCTGACCAGCCTGGCCGGGGACGAGGACCGCGCGGTCGCGCTGACCGCCACCTACCTCCTGAAACGCCGCGCCGGCTGA
- a CDS encoding YciI family protein, with translation MGDYFFYCRDRDGSAELRDRLVEEHWAFMDRFADQMIARGPTLTDDGETATGSLHIVDLPDPTTVTTFGYGNRTISPESTVPW, from the coding sequence ATGGGCGATTACTTCTTCTACTGCCGTGATCGTGACGGTTCCGCGGAGCTGCGTGACCGGCTCGTGGAGGAGCATTGGGCGTTCATGGACCGGTTCGCCGATCAGATGATCGCGCGCGGCCCGACCCTCACCGACGACGGCGAGACCGCCACCGGCAGCCTGCACATCGTCGACCTGCCAGACCCCACAACCGTCACCACCTTCGGGTACGGGAACCGAACTATCTCGCCGGAATCTACCGTTCCGTGGTGA
- the pdxY gene encoding pyridoxal kinase PdxY — protein sequence MKVLSIQSAVAHGHVGNSAAVFPLQRIGVEVVPVLTVNFSNHTGYGAWRGPLIPPADVAEVLLGVEERGVFPQIDAVLSGYQGGAGIADVIIDAVGRVKAANPAAVYACDPVMGNAKSGCFVAPEIPVLLRDRVVPVADIITPNQFELGFLTGTEPASIESTLASADLARAMGPSTVLVTSVERPDREEGTMEMLVVDDAGAWIVTTPHLPFKANGSGDVTAALFTAHYVTTKNAALSLERTASSVFDLIETTYRSGERELQLVQAQQFYAEPRMQFSAKQVR from the coding sequence ATGAAGGTTCTGTCCATCCAGTCGGCGGTCGCGCACGGCCACGTCGGCAACTCCGCGGCCGTGTTCCCCCTGCAGCGCATCGGCGTCGAGGTCGTCCCGGTCCTCACGGTGAATTTCTCCAACCACACGGGCTACGGCGCCTGGCGGGGTCCGCTGATCCCACCGGCGGATGTGGCCGAGGTGCTCCTCGGTGTCGAGGAGCGGGGAGTGTTCCCGCAGATCGACGCGGTGCTCTCCGGTTACCAGGGCGGCGCCGGCATCGCCGACGTCATCATCGACGCGGTCGGCCGGGTCAAAGCGGCAAACCCCGCAGCGGTGTACGCCTGTGACCCCGTCATGGGTAACGCCAAGTCGGGCTGTTTCGTCGCCCCGGAGATCCCCGTGCTGCTCCGCGACCGCGTCGTCCCGGTCGCCGACATCATCACCCCGAACCAGTTCGAACTCGGCTTCCTGACCGGCACCGAGCCGGCGAGCATCGAGTCGACCCTGGCCTCGGCCGACCTGGCCCGCGCCATGGGTCCGTCGACGGTGCTGGTCACGAGCGTGGAGCGCCCGGACCGCGAGGAGGGCACGATGGAGATGCTGGTTGTCGACGACGCCGGCGCCTGGATCGTCACCACCCCGCACCTGCCGTTCAAGGCGAACGGCTCGGGCGACGTCACGGCGGCGCTGTTCACCGCCCACTACGTCACGACGAAGAACGCCGCGCTGTCCCTGGAACGCACGGCGTCCAGCGTCTTCGACCTGATCGAGACGACGTACCGTTCCGGCGAGCGGGAGCTGCAGCTGGTCCAGGCGCAGCAGTTCTACGCTGAGCCGCGCATGCAGTTCAGCGCGAAGCAGGTGCGCTGA
- a CDS encoding YciI family protein, translating into MILIYEREVPRSARAALPTVLEAHMRLPRQIAETGGRIISGNALPPVSEAVSVRDNVTVEGSLVGGAHTVAGYFIVEASDLDHAVWIGRMIPVADGWVEVRPVLTH; encoded by the coding sequence ATGATCCTGATCTATGAGCGTGAGGTGCCGCGCAGCGCCCGGGCGGCCCTGCCCACCGTCCTCGAAGCCCACATGCGGCTCCCCCGGCAGATCGCCGAGACCGGGGGCCGGATCATCTCGGGCAACGCGCTGCCGCCGGTCTCGGAGGCCGTGTCGGTGCGGGACAACGTGACGGTCGAGGGGTCGCTCGTCGGCGGGGCGCACACCGTCGCCGGCTACTTCATCGTGGAAGCGTCGGACCTCGATCACGCCGTGTGGATCGGCCGCATGATTCCGGTGGCTGACGGGTGGGTCGAGGTGCGCCCGGTGCTCACGCACTGA
- a CDS encoding TetR/AcrR family transcriptional regulator: protein MTTTSSRADRTRESRSLILDAAVTCLLRDGYARTSTISIQAEAGMSRGRMLHQFPSKEELLVAAAHHIFATQLEQPVPPVLSERIAEASGPGERIAVVVDVLWATFQEPSFWAATELWVAARTEPVLAAAIRPAEKRLGQAIWGRMDHLFGPDLVGRPLYSPIRPVLFTSMRGTALSYAFDARDPSSEPLLEHWKEIARHALLA from the coding sequence ATGACGACAACCAGCTCCCGGGCGGACCGCACCAGGGAGTCCCGGTCCCTGATCCTCGACGCGGCCGTCACCTGCCTGCTGCGCGACGGGTACGCCCGGACCAGCACCATCTCGATCCAGGCCGAGGCGGGCATGTCGCGCGGCCGGATGCTGCACCAGTTCCCGTCCAAGGAGGAGCTGCTGGTCGCCGCCGCGCACCACATCTTCGCCACGCAGCTGGAGCAGCCGGTCCCGCCGGTGCTGAGCGAGCGGATCGCCGAGGCGAGCGGTCCCGGCGAGCGGATCGCCGTGGTGGTGGACGTGCTCTGGGCGACATTCCAGGAGCCGAGTTTCTGGGCGGCGACCGAACTGTGGGTCGCCGCGCGCACCGAGCCGGTCCTCGCCGCCGCGATCCGCCCGGCGGAGAAGCGGCTGGGCCAGGCCATCTGGGGCCGGATGGACCACCTCTTCGGCCCGGACCTGGTGGGCCGGCCGCTGTACTCCCCGATCCGGCCGGTGCTCTTCACCAGCATGCGGGGCACGGCGCTGAGCTACGCCTTCGACGCCCGCGACCCGTCGTCAGAGCCACTGCTGGAACACTGGAAGGAGATCGCCCGGCACGCCCTGCTGGCCTGA
- a CDS encoding TetR/AcrR family transcriptional regulator, producing the protein MYPALELPPILTVSLEQIVRHGYDATSVRKIAGEVGVTVPALYYHFENKQAILMALLDHAMEIVTSHVDAALEEAGSDPVARLSGAVEAIVLYMAHHRDLAFLDSERRSLTPPHLERYVKHRDRIEGLLRDTITAGCRAGVFRTTNPTACGRAILAMCQGVAGWFQPSGPQTPEEAAADYVRIALAAVQSA; encoded by the coding sequence GTGTATCCCGCGCTGGAGCTGCCACCGATCCTTACGGTGTCGCTCGAGCAGATAGTCCGGCACGGGTACGACGCGACGAGCGTCCGCAAGATCGCCGGCGAGGTGGGGGTGACCGTTCCGGCGCTCTACTACCACTTCGAGAACAAGCAGGCGATCCTGATGGCGCTGCTCGATCACGCCATGGAGATCGTCACCAGCCACGTCGACGCCGCCCTGGAAGAGGCCGGATCGGACCCGGTCGCCCGGCTCAGCGGCGCCGTCGAGGCGATCGTCCTCTACATGGCACACCATCGTGACCTGGCGTTCCTAGACTCCGAGCGGCGGTCGCTGACCCCGCCGCACCTGGAGCGTTACGTGAAGCACCGGGACCGGATCGAGGGCCTGCTGCGCGACACGATCACGGCGGGGTGCCGGGCCGGCGTCTTCCGGACGACGAATCCGACGGCGTGCGGGCGGGCGATCCTGGCGATGTGCCAGGGGGTGGCCGGATGGTTCCAGCCGAGCGGCCCGCAGACTCCCGAGGAGGCGGCGGCCGATTATGTACGGATAGCGCTCGCCGCCGTTCAGTCAGCCTAG
- a CDS encoding SDR family NAD(P)-dependent oxidoreductase: MFRLDGRVALVTGASSGLGAGFARTLAAAGAGLALVARRADRLTGLAEKLRAGGTRVITHAADVGDPEQCRAAVAATVSAFGHVDVLINNAGIGHAVPASRETPEAFASVLRVNLAGPFWMAQACAPHMPHGSSIVNVASVLAHIAPPFPQAAYAASKAGVLGLTRDLAQEWSARKGIRVNALCPGYFASEMTANDDEQLRAMVARNSMLGRFGEQAELDGALLFLASPASSYMTGTSLVVDGGMSAL, encoded by the coding sequence ATGTTTCGTCTCGACGGCCGGGTCGCCCTGGTGACCGGTGCGAGTTCGGGGCTGGGGGCGGGTTTCGCCCGTACCCTCGCCGCCGCAGGCGCGGGCCTGGCGCTCGTCGCGCGCCGGGCCGATCGGCTCACCGGGCTCGCGGAGAAGTTGCGGGCCGGAGGCACGCGCGTGATCACCCACGCGGCCGACGTCGGCGACCCGGAGCAGTGCCGGGCGGCCGTCGCGGCGACGGTGTCCGCATTCGGTCACGTCGACGTGCTGATCAACAACGCCGGGATAGGACACGCCGTGCCGGCCTCGCGGGAGACACCCGAGGCCTTCGCGTCGGTGCTCCGGGTGAACCTGGCCGGACCGTTCTGGATGGCGCAGGCCTGCGCACCGCACATGCCGCACGGCTCCTCGATCGTCAACGTGGCGAGCGTGCTCGCGCACATCGCGCCGCCGTTCCCGCAGGCCGCCTACGCAGCGAGCAAGGCCGGCGTCCTCGGGCTCACCCGCGATCTCGCCCAGGAGTGGTCGGCGCGCAAGGGGATCCGGGTGAACGCGCTCTGCCCCGGGTACTTCGCCAGCGAGATGACCGCGAATGATGATGAGCAACTGCGGGCGATGGTCGCCCGCAACAGCATGCTCGGCCGGTTCGGGGAGCAGGCCGAACTGGACGGGGCGCTGCTCTTCCTGGCCTCGCCCGCCTCCTCCTACATGACCGGAACGAGCCTTGTCGTCGACGGAGGCATGTCAGCGTTATGA
- a CDS encoding acyl-CoA dehydrogenase family protein, translating to MTDLYARRSLFDDEHEAFRDSVKEFVTREVAAHVEDWEDAADIPRHVWRVAGDLGYLGLPVPEEFGGGGIGDYRFRTAMIEETARVGANSLAAGFAAQTDVVLPYFIDLAAGEQRKQWLPKLASGEWIGAIAMTEPGTGSDLKGIRATAVRDGDGWVLNGSKTFITNGINADLVVVVARTGEGAFSLFVVESGTSGFTRGRKLRKLGLKAQDTAELTFDDVRLGPGALLGEEGRGLHALMAHLPLERLNIAVTACAGARAALAWTIDYVRDRTAFGKQLAEFQNTQFAVAEMVTELEVTQAYVDDAVLRFNAAELSAVDAAKAKWWATEMHKRIVDRCLQLYGGYGYMLEYPIARAYADTRVTTIYGGTTEIMKLIIARDVLETR from the coding sequence ATGACCGATCTGTATGCACGACGCTCACTCTTCGACGACGAGCACGAGGCGTTCCGGGACAGCGTCAAGGAGTTCGTCACCCGCGAGGTCGCCGCGCACGTCGAGGACTGGGAGGACGCCGCCGACATCCCGCGTCACGTCTGGCGGGTCGCCGGTGACCTGGGCTATCTCGGCCTGCCGGTGCCCGAGGAGTTCGGTGGCGGCGGCATCGGCGACTACCGCTTCCGGACCGCGATGATCGAGGAGACCGCCCGGGTCGGCGCGAACTCGCTTGCGGCCGGGTTCGCCGCGCAGACCGACGTCGTGCTGCCGTACTTCATCGACCTGGCCGCCGGTGAGCAGCGCAAACAGTGGCTGCCGAAGCTCGCGTCCGGCGAGTGGATCGGGGCGATCGCGATGACCGAGCCCGGCACCGGCTCGGACCTCAAGGGCATCCGCGCCACGGCGGTCCGCGACGGCGACGGCTGGGTCCTCAACGGCTCGAAGACGTTCATCACCAACGGCATCAACGCGGATCTCGTCGTCGTGGTCGCCCGCACCGGCGAGGGCGCGTTCAGCCTGTTCGTCGTCGAGAGCGGCACGTCCGGCTTCACCCGCGGCCGCAAGCTGCGCAAACTCGGGCTCAAGGCGCAGGACACCGCGGAGCTGACCTTCGACGACGTGCGGCTGGGTCCGGGCGCGCTGCTGGGGGAGGAGGGCCGCGGGCTGCACGCGCTGATGGCCCACCTGCCGCTGGAACGCCTCAACATCGCCGTCACCGCGTGTGCCGGGGCCCGCGCCGCGCTGGCCTGGACGATCGACTACGTCCGGGACCGTACGGCGTTCGGCAAACAGCTCGCCGAGTTCCAGAACACCCAGTTCGCGGTCGCCGAGATGGTCACCGAGCTGGAGGTGACGCAGGCGTACGTGGATGACGCCGTGCTGCGCTTCAACGCCGCCGAGCTGTCCGCGGTGGACGCGGCGAAGGCCAAGTGGTGGGCCACCGAGATGCACAAACGGATCGTGGACCGCTGCCTGCAGCTGTACGGCGGGTACGGCTACATGCTGGAGTACCCGATCGCCCGCGCCTACGCCGACACCCGGGTCACCACGATCTACGGCGGCACCACCGAGATCATGAAGCTGATCATCGCGCGTGACGTGCTGGAGACCCGGTGA